The genome window TGGCACTACAAGAAACACAACTATGCAATATGTCGGAAGAAAAAATTCGGAAATTCTGGAATGGTTCGGCAATGGAATATGTAAAGAAGGACGCAGTTGGAAGATCAGGTGGGATTCTCTCAATCTGGAACCCAGGTTTGTTCAAAAAAAAACTAGGAAGTAATTGATCAAAACTTTGTTATGGTTAAAGGGGATTTGATTGGGGAAGGGTTGGAGATAACTGTGGTTAACGTATATGCTCCTAACATCGGTACGGAAAGAAGGAGGCTCTGGGACAGATTGTTATATGTAATGAATAACATACATGGGTTGTGCCTTTTAATCGGTGATTTCAATGAAGTTCGGGTTCCAGAAGACACATTGAATTCCAACTTTGATTGCTGTAATGCTTTACATTTCAACAACTTTATTAGTACAGCAGGGTTACTAGAATATCCGATGTCGGGGAGGAGGTACACCTTTCTATCGGGTGACGGGAAGAAAATGAGTAAGATTGACAGGGCTTTAGTCTCAAGTGAATTCATGTCTAAATGGCCGAACGCATCACTAAGAGCTTTAGAGAGAGTTATCTCTGATCATAGTCCTTTGATCCTAGCGACAACCAAAACGGACTATGGCCCAATTCCATTCCGTTTCTTTAACAGTTAGCTGGACATCTCGGGGTTGGATGAGGTGGTGAGAACAGGTCTTGAGTATCAAACAGTCGGAAATTTCAAGGACTTGATTCTCAGTTCAAAACTAAAGGCTATTAAGGACGAAGTCAAAAAGTGGAGGAAAACTACTAGAGAAGCGGAGGAGAAGGATTTCGCtaaagccaccaatcatataaaAGTGTTCGATGCAGCAGCGGAAGAGAGAGCTGGAGGAAAGTGAAATTGAATCATGGAGAGAATGCAAAAGAAAGGTAAGGGAGTGGCTCTATAGGAAAGCAAAAGATCTCCAGCAAAAAGCAAGGGTAAACTAGATATTGGATGGGGATGAAAATTCCAAATATTTTCATACTATAGTGAATTGTAAGTTGGCAAGAAGTAGATTGAACGGGCTTTGGATTAACGGGGTATGGGTCACCAACCCATCAACAATTATGAAACACATACAAGAATGCTTGGGGAAAAAATTCGCTGAACCGAGTGAGTCGAGGCCGAGAATGACATCTGTTGTATTTGCAAAATTATCGGTCCCAGATGCAAATCTATTGATAGAGGAATTTTCACGAGAGGAAGTAAAAAAGGCAATTTGGGACTGTGGATCAGACAAGGCACCGGGGCCAGACGACATCACTTTTGCTTTGGTTAAAAGGTACTGGAATGAGTTAGAAAAGTATGTTATGGATATGATGGAACAATTTCATATACATGGTTCAATCCAGAAATCTTGTAGTGCATCGTTTATATCATTAATCCCGAAAATAAGCGACCCAGTCTCATTATCAGATTTCAGGCCCATATCGTTGATTGGAATTATCAACAAAATCATTTCCAAAGTTTTAGCAAATCGATTGAAGGGGGTCCTTAATAGTATCATTTCACACGAACAGTCCGCGTTTGTGGCCAACCATAACCTAGTGGATGGCCCCTTGGTCCTTAATGAAGTTGTATCTTGGGCGAAAAAAATATAAGAAGAAGATATTTTTATTCAAAGCGGACATTGAGAAAGCCTACGATACCCTTAGTTGGAAATTCTTGATTACGATACTCACACATATGGGGTTTCCTTCTAGATGGAAGACATGGATTATGGGCATTTTGTTCTCTGGCAAAGCATCTGTCCTAGTAAATGGAACTCCTACGAGCGAATTCCAATATAAGAGGGGTTTAAGACGAGGTTACCCGTTACCACCTTTCTTGTTCACAATTGCTATGGAAGTTCTCCATATACTTATGGATAGGGCAGTGAGCTTCGGAAAATTCTCGGGTTTAAAATTGCCTAACAACGGGCCGAACCTGTCTCACCTTTTTTTTGTAGACGACTCCATTTTTGTGGGTGCATGGGATGAGGTCAACTTGAAAACATTAAGGCGAGTGTTGAGGATTTTTTATTTGATGTCGGGTTTAAAGGTTAATCATAACAAGAGCTTTTTGTATGGGATTGGGCCGAATGAAGAAGAAATCGGTAACATGGCTTCCGTTCTGAATTGCAAAGTTGGATCTCTACCTTTCACATATTTAGGATTGAAAGTAGGCGCGAATATGAATAGAGTGGTTAACTGGAAAGAGGTTATAGAAGCAAAGTTGTTGTCATTCACTGGGAGGATTACGTTAGTCAAATCGGTTTTGGGCTCCTTACCTAATTATTTTTTATCATTATATAAAGCTCCGAAGGCTGTCCTAAAAACACTCGAAGGAATAAGGAGAAGATTTCTATGGGGCGGGTGTGGGGCTTCAAACAAAATTCGATGGATGAAGTGGGAGAGGATTGTGGCGACAAAAAACGTGGGGGGACTAGGTATCGGTGGGATTAGAGAGATGAATCTAGCTCTTTTGTTGAAATGGAGTTGGAGATATAAAGAAGAACCGAATCAACTATGGGTCAAGGTTATTGAGGCTTTACATAACAATAGGAGGAAAACACAAAGCATACCGGTAAAAAAGTCAATAACAGGCGTATGGAAAACAATTGTAGGGGTTGAAGATGACTTCAAGAAGGCAGGTATTGATGCGGCCCGTAGTCTTAGGAGTAAGATCAGTGACGGAAGTAAAACGATGTTCTGGATGGATTCGTGGGCGTCTACTCGGCCATTTAAAGATGAATTTCCCCTCATATTCAGCCTAGCTAAAGATAAGATGAGTAAAGTAAAGCAAAATTACAAAAAGAACAACGGGGGAATCTTGTGGGATTGGAATTGGAGCAGACTTCCTAGTTCCGAAGAAGAAAGAAATGAATGGGAGGATCTAAAAACACTATTATTACAGCAAGTTGTTGGTCAAGGGGAAGATATTTGGAGCTGGAAAAATAATACAGAGGAAGGATTTTCGGTGAAATGTGTTAGAAAAGACTTGGCTGGTATCATTGATATTAACACAGTCCCGAACGGATTCGAGTGGTGCAAGATCGCAACGACAAAGGTTAATTGTTTTGTATGGCGAGCAGTCGATGGTAAGATCCCAAGTCCCAACGTTGGAGGCTTTAAGGAGAAGAGGTGttcagtgtcacaccccaaccgatggcggaatcatcggggcatggcactgagcgaaacaaattgtccagaagtttccataacaattatcattactattcaatttaaataatacaTCCCATATCGTATCTCAAACAGTAAATAAATTAGTACagacaaaatccaggcaaatattctgttccgacaactcagatttaaataaacagcaattgtttatctgcttctagagacccttaatttgactactacagacaactatttgttgggctctagagctttattctagcctcgttTTCCTAGAAGATAagcatcttaagcacctgtcacatacgttaaaataaagtcaatacataaaatataaaggtgagcatacaagtttgataatagcataatagagttcgaaatagtttacgcataaccagcacgtacacagaggaaaacgatgcatgttaattatcgacgtggatctatcgataccaatgactgcgagttgactgcccgaggcagttcgcaatacatgattaccaccgtaatccatgcaagtaattgtccttaacaatccccgtgtgaacgggtgctgagtccaaactatagtactatcgtcgttaaggcaggtagacagcattccacgtgtaaacataacaacaagcattcatttagtcacgtaatacatgcgataacggttagcgtttaaagtattgcgtagtgtgttcgattgtgttttagattaagtaacgtatgtaacaccaaaaagtgcgaaagcaaaaagggttcgagtatactcacagcggttgatggattgaagggagcgcttgagagtaagcttagcctgaatagtttgatagcataacgataagcaacgcgtaaaacggagaACAaatgttggagggtcggacagctggtcgatcggacggtagtccgatcgtacggctgaccgttcggttgacagtccgttcggacagttgtccggtcggtcggaagtccgatcggatggctgttcaagtggattgtttcttcctttgagtaggatgtgtttgtgtttgatggtttgacttttgaagttttcgttgtagcatttgaaaaccttgaagtatctttacctttcaggtcgatcgatcggacggttgttcgatcggctggcaacccgatcggctaggtacttcatcaaaacaagttctcagcagggtgtcacctggtcggacggttgttcgatcgggtgacactcctagtgcgtcgaacatgtgaaaaatcgattaagtgttgaagccaagtatctcatgatccgaagagtaatccaatcggacgaTAGTCCGATCGAATAGCAGTTCTTCAATACCCAATCTTCAaataaattgattaagtgtgggaccatgtgccagtcgatcggctgactgtccgatcggctggctgtccgttcggacagcagtccgattggtcagcaccctgacctggtcggcctgttcgtctaacacttggttgttctgattgtttgtcgttttatcgaggtgttttgacaacGAGTCAAACCACGGAACCTCgtctttacttggttctcctgatcggacaggaatcacccaaatccggttgATGAACGGTTCGAGATggtgtttaacgtttaacccgaaatcggtgaaccttgtggaTAGATCCCGGATCTTGAGTCACACAACCACCGAAATGgttagtaagtcggcacaagctctgtttctatcggttttgaaggcattgagtgtaagagagttgaaagaaagttggaaaaccaccTTTCTATCCCTTTCACCgtgtatatgtttagatctatgaaagatctttgtttgtttatgtggaaatcggctagatccaagttattcttggtggattgaggccaaaacatgaagttcttcaagaacccatgatgacatcatcctagaacacttgaatcttgatgatttcatagttaaaagttaagatttgaatgatcgaaaggtgtaggagtgcgtgtagatcaagaaagtataagatataggacgaaatcttaccggaatcgagagaaatctgagaaaaagtgagctgagcgtgctggtcggacagaggtttccaaaagtagaaagtttgacaatGACAGAGGTATTTATAGATGCCAAAAGAGGTTAAGGTtgtccgatcggccaggcagctcgatcggacagcctgtccgatcagacagcagtccgatcggctggctgttcgatcagTTGGTAGCCTGATCGTttagctgcctgattcgagtgttcggcgcgatgatttctgatatttcgatttcgattgcgaccGATGAGGATACGATGGagttttctattcaaattacttttaatcccaactactatatctaacacgCAAGCATCTATATTCCGCGttgtcttttcgccaccaattatcataattcgatttcgattgagttcgattgggtttcgattgcgattcgattgattaccacacataacataaagtaaacatgcacaagtaacacataaggcgcacacacacgtataacaataaccaatCATTGCGATatttgagtttcgagttcgatgatgattagattagttcgattattgatcaattgactttatcgcattgttacttcctactattcacagtcgtaaagcggttcgcatcgagaaatatacttcgattactttgattgtaattaattattccacataatacaactaacgtaaaaacataaaatagactaattacagtcaatgaagtcaaaacagtatttgagcaaggagtgacagatcacaattagcgatcttttcttcctttgacttcaatcttgactttgactttgactttgactttcgaaacactggggtgttatagcctccccttgtttagggaatttcgtcatGAAATTAGGTCGAAGTCGTatcaaacaactgcgggtacttcgccttcagatcactttcgagttcccaagtgatctctgcgcctcgtttgccttaccatcggactttcacgataggaatgcgtgagcgtctgagctgcttggtttggcgaaccatgatttcaacaggcttttccacgaagtgcagtgtttcgtttatttgaaggtcatcgaacggtacaattaaatcatgctcaaccaggcactttcggaggtttgacacgtaGAAATTCGGGTGGatgttactaagttcctccggtagttcgagtctgtaggcgacttttccaatcctttccagaatctt of Helianthus annuus cultivar XRQ/B chromosome 1, HanXRQr2.0-SUNRISE, whole genome shotgun sequence contains these proteins:
- the LOC110886754 gene encoding uncharacterized protein LOC110886754, which codes for MGAGKASLVRSLIKENNVGFLALQETQLCNMSEEKIRKFWNGSAMEYVKKDAVGRSGGILSIWNPGDLIGEGLEITVVNVYAPNIGTERRRLWDRLLYVMNNIHGLCLLIGDFNEVRVPEDTLNSNFDCCNALHFNNFISTAGLLEYPMSGRRYTFLSGDGKKMSKIDRALVSSEFMSKWPNASLRALERLDISGLDEVVRTGLEYQTVGNFKDLILSSKLKAIKDEVKKWRKTTREAEEKDFAKATNHIKVFDAAAEERAGGK